A genomic window from Lotus japonicus ecotype B-129 chromosome 1, LjGifu_v1.2 includes:
- the LOC130745248 gene encoding uncharacterized protein LOC130745248, producing MYTIEFQKRGLPHAHILLWLDASSKLKSPDMIDVVICAELPDPESDPMLFQAVSNYMVHGPCGLSNTKSPCMKDGQCSKFFPKEFIDHTSFDSDGYPIYRRRNTGITTIRRDVPLHNGFVVPYNTKLLLKYQAHINIEYCNKSNSIKYLFKYINKGVDRVTMSMSVGENVNGVDEIKQYYDFRYISPCEVVWRIFKFKIHHKWPPVKKLRFHVSNKQVVVFKNDVAVDGVLNRSRKKITMFMAWMKANAKYDIAKDLTYADFPSKFVYDRAKCEWRPRKRSFSIGRMNFMPPGTGELFYMRLLLNVQRGCSSFEELRTVKNHTHDTFQEACDALGLLTDDRQFIDAIHEASELGSGLTIDEESLRKLCLLEIEKILLVNGRSLKYFNGMPYADSNLLAEYGNLLMFNEMNYDTNDMSLLHTECMQKLNPGQMNLFCEIMAAISSDKGGFFFVYGYGGTGKTFLWKTLTYKLRAEKKIVLNVASSGIASLLLLGGRTAHSLFSIPLNLDEDSCCFISQRSPKAELLQAASLIIWDEAPMVNKYAFEALDRTLRDIMKVKVKDSMDKPFGGKTVVLGGDFRQILPVISKGSRADIVMATINSSRISNDGESEICIPDDFLIQGSSDSISDIVNFTYSDICQEAVGVDYFKDKAILAPTLDAVASINQHVLSLIQSEETTYSSSDTIWKVDEQVGIMADWITTKFLNDIKCSSVPDHKLVLKKGAPIMLMRNLDISSGLCNGTRLIVEHLCPNVIGATIITGTHTGKKTFISRMDLIPSDPNLPIKFMRRQFPVCLSFAMTINKSQGKSLSHVGVYLPKPVFSHGQLYVAVSRVKSRSGLKILIYDDDISKRHVTKNIVYKEVVHGGTKFGFYHGANTGGVDEDDYKPDLTSYVYVPLEHLIRILPILS from the exons ATGTACACTATTGAGTTCCAAAAGAGGGGTCTTCCACACGCACACATTCTTTTATGGCTCGACGCAAGTAGTAAACTCAAATCACCTGATATGATTGATGTTGTAATATGTGCTGAGCTTCCAGATCCTGAGAGTGATCCTATGCTTTTTCAGGCTGTTTCAAACTATATGGTTCATGGACCGTGTGGATTAAGTAACACGAAATCTCCATGCATGAAGGATGGTCAATGTTCCAAATTCTTTCCCAAAGAATTCATAGATCATACATCATTTGACAGTGATGGATATCCTATTTATAGAAGGAGAAATACTGGCATCACAACAATCAGAAGAGATGTGCCATTGCATAATGGGTTTGTTGTTCCATATAATACGAAGTTGTTGTTGAAATATCAAGCGCATATCAACATTGAATATTGCAACAAGTCAAATTCGATCAAGTATTTGTTTAAATACATTAATAAGGGTGTCGATCGGGTTACAATGTCTATGTCTGTTGGTGAAAATGTCAATGGGGTTGACGAGATCAAACAATATTATGATTTTAGATATATTTCACCATGTGAAGTTGTGTGGAGAATATTCAAGTTCAAGATCCACCATAAATGGCCACCAGTGAAGAAATTGCGGTTTCACGTATCCAACAAGCAGGTTGTTGTTTTTAAAAATGATGTTGCAGTGGATGGTGTGCTAAATCGTTCAAGAAAGAAAATCACAATGTTCATGGCATGGATGAAGGCAAATGCCAAATATGACATTGCTAAGGATTTAACTTATGCTGACTTCCCTTCCAAGTTTGTGTATGATCGCGCTAAGTGCGAGTGGAGACCTCGGAAGCGAAGTTTCTCCATTGGAAGAATGAACTTCATGCCTCCTGGAACCGGCGAGCTATTCTATATGAGGCTATTACTAAATGTGCAACGTGGGTGTAGCAGCTTTGAAGAGTTGAGGACTGTGAAAAACCACACTCATGATACATTTCAGGAAGCCTGTGATGCGTTGGGTTTATTGACTGACGATCGACAATTTATTGATGCTATACATGAGGCATCTGAGCTAGGTTCCG GGCTTACAATTGACGAGGAAAGTTTACGGAAACTTTGTTTGCTGGAGATTGAAAAGATTCTATTGGTTAATGGAAGATCGTTGAAATACTTCAATGGCATGCCCTATGCTGATTCAAACTTACTTGCTGAGTATGGCAATTTGCTAATGTTTAATGAAATGAACTATGATACTAATGATATGAGTCTTTTGCACACAGAATGTATGCAGAAGTTGAACCCAGGCCAGATGAATTTGTTTTGTGAGATAATGGCAGCTATTAGTAGTGATAAAGGGggtttcttctttgtttatgggTATGGAGGTACTGGGAAGACATTTCTTTGGAAAACTTTAACATACAAACTTCGAGCTGAGAAAAAAATAGTCTTGAATGTTGCATCTAGCGGTATAGCATCGTTGTTATTACTAGGAGGTAGAACTGCCCACTCATTATTTTCCATCCCTTTAAATTTGGATGAGGACTCATGTTGTTTTATATCACAACGAAGCCCAAAAGCAGAATTACTTCAAGCTGCAAGCTTAATCATTTGGGATGAGGCCCCAATGGTTAACAAATATGCATTCGAGGCACTTGACAGAACATTACGAGATATTATGAAGGTGAAGGTAAAGGATAGTATGGATAAACCATTTGGTGGAAAAACTGTTGTATTGGGTGGAGACTTTAGACAAATATTGCCTGTTATATCGAAGGGTAGCAGGGCAGATATTGTTATGGCCACTATTAATTCGTCCC GTATTTCGAATGATGGTGAAAGTGAAATCTGTATACCAGATGATTTTTTGATTCAAGGTTCTTCAGATTCAATTTCTGATATTGTTAATTTCACCTACAGCGACATCTGTCAAGAAGCTGTAGGTGTGGATTATTTCAAAGACAAGGCAATTCTTGCCCCAACATTGGATGCAGTTGCGTCTATTAATCAGCATGTGCTATCTCTTATTCAGAGTGAAGAAACGACGTATTCAAGTTCTGACACCATTTGGAAGGTAGACGAACAAGTTGGAATTATGGCTGACTGGATAACAACAAAATTTCTAAATGATATCAAGTGCTCTAGTGTACCTGATCATAAATTAGTGCTGAAAAAGGGTGCTCCAATCATGTTGATGCGTAACCTTGACATATCATCAGGATTGTGTAATGGCACTAGATTAATCGTGGAGCATTTATGCCCAAATGTCATTGGTGCTACTATTATTACTGGTACGCACACTGGCAAAAAGACTTTTATTTCCAGAATGGATTTGATACCTTCAGACCCCAATCTGCCAATCAAATTCATGCGTCGTCAGTTCCCAGTGTGCCTATCATTTGCCATGACCATAAACAAGAGTCAGGGGAAGAGTTTATCTCATGTAGGTGTATATCTACCGAAGCCTGTTTTCTCTCATGGTCAACTCTATGTTGCTGTTTCAAGGGTGAAGTCAAGATCTGGGTTAAAAATTCTCATTtatgatgatgacattagcaaACGTCATGTCACGAAGAATATTGTGTACAAAGAG GTGGTGCATGGTGGGACAAAATTTGGATTTTATCATGGAGCAAATACTGGTGGTGTAGATGAGGATGACTACAAGCCTGATCTCACTTCATATGTTTATGTACCTTTGGAGCACTTGATTCGCATCCTCCCTATTCTTAGCTAA